One part of the Flavobacterium johnsoniae UW101 genome encodes these proteins:
- a CDS encoding efflux RND transporter periplasmic adaptor subunit encodes MKHTLIIGIAIVSLSLASCKKEVENPQTNTSFALSDNMLKTTTTADAKTQTVKNELSFYGKITADNNKLIDVYPLVGGNVIKVNVELGDYVKKGQVLATIKSTDVADFEKQSIDAKNDLLVAKNKLKVAQELYDGKLNSESDVLEAKSEVNKAQSQLSKIQETYKIYNIKAGSIYEVTAPISGFVIQKSINQDMLLRSDRSENIFDIAEISEVWAMANINEIDINKIKLGIDASVTTLSYPDKVFKGKVDKIFNVIDPETKAMQARIKLQNPGFLLKPDMNANIKLSYNENESMIAIPSNAIVFDKSKNFVMIFKDRHNIETRQVEVYRVVGDTTYISSGLKENEKVITNNQLFIYRALND; translated from the coding sequence GATAATATGCTGAAAACTACTACTACGGCAGATGCGAAAACCCAGACAGTGAAAAATGAGCTGAGTTTTTATGGAAAAATTACTGCCGATAATAATAAATTAATCGATGTTTATCCGCTTGTGGGCGGAAACGTGATTAAAGTAAATGTTGAACTTGGAGATTATGTAAAAAAAGGCCAGGTATTAGCAACCATAAAAAGTACTGATGTCGCTGATTTTGAAAAACAATCTATCGATGCAAAAAATGATTTGCTTGTTGCAAAAAACAAACTAAAAGTTGCTCAGGAATTATACGACGGAAAATTAAATTCTGAAAGCGATGTTCTTGAAGCAAAATCTGAAGTAAACAAAGCACAGTCACAGCTAAGCAAAATTCAGGAAACTTATAAAATTTACAATATTAAAGCCGGTTCTATTTACGAAGTAACGGCGCCAATAAGTGGTTTTGTTATTCAAAAAAGCATTAATCAGGATATGCTTTTACGTTCTGATCGTTCTGAAAATATTTTTGACATTGCAGAAATCAGCGAAGTTTGGGCAATGGCCAATATTAATGAAATCGACATTAATAAAATAAAACTTGGAATTGATGCCAGCGTAACTACTCTAAGTTACCCTGATAAAGTTTTTAAAGGAAAAGTAGATAAAATCTTCAACGTAATTGATCCCGAAACCAAAGCAATGCAGGCGCGTATTAAACTTCAAAACCCTGGTTTTTTATTAAAACCGGATATGAATGCTAATATCAAATTATCCTATAATGAGAATGAATCAATGATTGCAATTCCAAGCAATGCCATTGTTTTTGATAAAAGTAAAAATTTCGTCATGATCTTTAAAGATCGTCATAACATTGAAACAAGACAAGTTGAAGTTTACCGAGTTGTAGGTGATACAACTTATATTTCAAGTGGTTTAAAGGAAAATGAAAAAGTTATTACCAACAATCAATTATTTATTTATCGCGCTTTAAACGATTAA